Proteins from a genomic interval of Treponema brennaborense DSM 12168:
- a CDS encoding CBS domain-containing protein: MIVANVMTKNPVFVSPDMSVNDARALMTKQKIGKLPVLDRNNRLVGIITKKDLIKSGPSAATTLDMYEISYLLSKLKVEKVMERNVVSVQQTEVVEEAARIMADSDIGCLPVMKGDLLVGIITETDLFHVFIDMFGARHSGVRATFQVDEKPGKLAQLAQAIADCNGNIVSLVTCDGEDMSKRRCTCKATGITKEQMEQALAASGAELEDIR; encoded by the coding sequence ATGATAGTAGCGAACGTAATGACAAAAAATCCTGTATTCGTATCTCCGGATATGTCGGTAAACGATGCACGTGCGTTAATGACGAAGCAGAAAATCGGTAAATTGCCGGTTCTTGACAGAAACAACCGTTTGGTCGGCATCATTACCAAAAAGGATTTGATAAAATCAGGTCCTTCAGCCGCCACGACGCTCGATATGTATGAAATCAGTTATCTGCTTTCAAAACTCAAGGTTGAAAAAGTAATGGAGCGGAACGTCGTGAGCGTGCAGCAGACTGAAGTGGTTGAAGAAGCCGCCCGAATCATGGCCGATTCGGACATCGGTTGTCTGCCGGTTATGAAAGGCGATCTGCTCGTGGGTATTATTACCGAAACGGATTTGTTTCACGTATTTATCGACATGTTCGGCGCCCGTCATTCGGGTGTGCGCGCAACGTTCCAAGTGGATGAAAAACCGGGAAAACTTGCCCAACTTGCGCAGGCTATCGCCGATTGTAACGGCAACATCGTGTCGCTGGTAACGTGCGACGGTGAAGATATGTCGAAGCGCCGCTGTACGTGCAAAGCGACGGGCATTACGAAAGAACAAATGGAACAGGCGCTTGCCGCGTCCGGCGCCGAACTGGAAGATATCCGCTAG
- the rplQ gene encoding 50S ribosomal protein L17, with protein MNHKNGFNPLSRTTAHRRAMSRNMVTSLFRYERITTTKAKALEVRKAAEKLITRSKVDTVHNRRQAARYIQDETILAKLFTDIGPRMKDRAGGYTRVLKLGFRQGDAADVVILELVDYKLDTDGKEEKKDSKAKASDAKKAAPAKKPAAKKAPAAKAKSEAPAAEPAEKAAE; from the coding sequence ATGAATCATAAGAATGGATTTAACCCTCTTTCGCGTACGACTGCACATCGCCGTGCAATGTCGCGGAATATGGTAACGTCGCTCTTCAGGTATGAGCGCATTACTACTACAAAAGCTAAAGCGCTTGAGGTGAGAAAGGCAGCTGAAAAGCTGATTACCCGGAGTAAAGTAGATACGGTACATAATCGCAGACAAGCCGCCCGGTATATTCAGGATGAAACTATCTTAGCAAAATTGTTTACCGATATCGGTCCCCGTATGAAGGATCGGGCGGGCGGTTATACGCGCGTTCTGAAACTCGGTTTCCGTCAGGGTGATGCCGCCGACGTAGTGATCCTTGAACTGGTTGACTACAAACTGGATACCGACGGAAAGGAAGAAAAGAAAGATTCTAAAGCAAAGGCTTCTGATGCAAAAAAAGCGGCGCCTGCGAAAAAACCCGCTGCAAAAAAAGCACCGGCTGCCAAAGCAAAAAGTGAAGCGCCTGCAGCAGAACCTGCTGAAAAGGCTGCAGAATAA
- a CDS encoding ABC transporter ATP-binding protein, translating into MLTVTDLAVSYGAIKALRGISFEVNEGEIITLIGSNGAGKTTTLHAVSNIIKKAAGSVLFEDEDITTLSPDMIVRRGLIQVPEGRRIFANLTVRDNLEMGAFTRKDAAGVKRDMESVYETFPRLKERIRQIAGTLSGGEQQMLAMGRALMSKPRLLLLDEPSMGLAPILVDEIFSIIQKINKSGTTILLVEQNAYKALSIANRAYILETGLIIKGGNASELAKDDSVKTAYLGG; encoded by the coding sequence ATGCTGACGGTTACCGATTTAGCCGTATCGTACGGCGCTATTAAAGCGCTGCGCGGTATTTCGTTTGAAGTTAACGAAGGGGAAATCATTACGCTTATCGGCTCGAACGGCGCCGGAAAAACGACGACGCTGCACGCCGTTTCAAACATTATTAAAAAGGCGGCGGGGAGCGTCCTGTTCGAGGATGAAGACATAACGACGCTGTCGCCCGATATGATCGTTCGCCGCGGTTTGATTCAGGTTCCGGAAGGGCGCCGCATTTTTGCCAATTTGACCGTACGGGACAATCTGGAAATGGGCGCTTTTACCCGTAAAGACGCCGCCGGAGTAAAGCGCGATATGGAATCCGTGTACGAAACGTTTCCCCGTTTGAAGGAACGGATCAGGCAAATTGCCGGAACGCTTTCCGGCGGCGAGCAGCAGATGCTCGCCATGGGGCGTGCGCTTATGTCCAAACCGCGGCTGTTGCTGCTGGACGAACCGTCGATGGGGCTCGCTCCCATTCTGGTTGACGAAATATTTTCCATTATTCAAAAAATCAACAAGTCCGGTACGACGATCCTGCTCGTTGAACAGAATGCGTATAAAGCGCTTTCCATTGCGAATCGCGCGTATATTCTGGAAACCGGATTGATTATTAAAGGCGGAAACGCTTCGGAGCTTGCGAAGGATGATTCCGTAAAAACCGCTTATTTGGGCGGCTGA
- a CDS encoding PTS sugar transporter subunit IIA: MSETTINVCDLIEKGGVFYGVPGAAAADVYAFVCAHADFPAEISADVFCRELISRDALMSTAVGNGIALPHPTHPLLKDASLQRIFLCFPERPLDMNAPDGRPVSSLFILLTGGSRCHLDILSQLANLFQKTSVRHLLERQADKNTLLAEMRKIVSEL, from the coding sequence TTGTCAGAAACAACGATAAACGTATGCGATTTAATAGAAAAAGGCGGCGTGTTTTACGGTGTGCCCGGTGCCGCGGCGGCCGATGTATACGCGTTCGTTTGCGCGCACGCCGACTTTCCGGCGGAGATCTCCGCCGACGTTTTTTGTCGGGAATTGATCAGCCGCGACGCATTGATGAGTACGGCGGTTGGCAACGGAATCGCGCTTCCGCATCCGACGCACCCGCTTTTAAAAGACGCTTCCCTGCAACGTATTTTTTTATGTTTTCCGGAACGGCCGCTGGATATGAATGCGCCCGACGGCCGGCCGGTGTCGTCCCTGTTCATTTTGCTGACCGGCGGTTCCCGCTGCCATTTGGATATTCTGTCCCAGTTGGCGAATCTGTTCCAGAAAACGTCCGTTCGGCATCTGCTTGAACGGCAGGCGGATAAAAATACGCTGCTTGCGGAAATGCGCAAAATTGTAAGCGAATTGTAG
- a CDS encoding ABC transporter substrate-binding protein, producing MKNVAKTALIVLLVVLSFGMIFTGCAKESGNTIKIGGIFPLSGAVAVYGVECRNGIMLAIDEINAAGGVNGKMLELISEDDEGSPEKSVNVYKKLVTKDKCSVIIGSLTSGCTAAISSLAQAQKVLLLAPAATMESITDAGDYVFRACFIDPFQGTVGGKFSAETLQAKRAAVLYDIGNDYSIGLYENFKKTFELSGGTLVAAESYSTGDKDFNAQLTKIKNANPDVVYLPDYYGTVALIAKQLRAQGITAPIVGADGWDGIIDNAGDEVLNGFYSNHYAADSTDPRVIAFVSSYQKKYGSTPVSFAALGYDCVYLLKDAIVASGSTEPTVLKDALMQINNAYVTGNLTFDAKRNPIKSAVMMEIVKKDGKLTPVYNATVNP from the coding sequence ATGAAGAATGTTGCAAAAACAGCCCTGATCGTTCTGTTGGTCGTTTTGAGCTTCGGAATGATTTTCACCGGTTGTGCAAAAGAATCCGGAAATACGATAAAAATCGGCGGTATTTTTCCGCTTTCCGGCGCGGTGGCCGTATACGGCGTTGAATGCCGCAACGGTATCATGCTGGCGATTGACGAAATCAACGCGGCCGGCGGCGTTAACGGTAAAATGCTGGAATTGATCAGCGAAGACGACGAAGGCAGCCCCGAAAAGTCGGTGAACGTATATAAGAAACTGGTAACGAAAGATAAATGCAGCGTTATTATCGGTTCCTTAACGTCCGGCTGTACGGCCGCCATTTCGTCTTTGGCTCAGGCTCAGAAAGTATTGCTGTTGGCCCCCGCCGCGACGATGGAAAGCATCACCGACGCCGGTGATTACGTGTTCCGCGCCTGTTTTATCGATCCGTTCCAGGGAACGGTCGGCGGCAAGTTTTCGGCTGAAACGCTTCAGGCAAAACGCGCCGCAGTGCTGTACGATATCGGCAACGACTATTCGATCGGTCTGTACGAAAACTTCAAGAAAACGTTTGAATTGAGCGGCGGAACGCTCGTTGCAGCCGAATCGTACAGTACCGGCGACAAGGATTTCAACGCTCAGCTGACGAAAATCAAGAACGCGAATCCCGACGTCGTTTATCTGCCGGATTATTACGGAACGGTTGCCCTGATTGCAAAACAACTGCGCGCTCAGGGAATTACGGCTCCGATCGTCGGTGCCGACGGTTGGGACGGTATCATCGACAACGCGGGCGACGAAGTGCTGAACGGTTTTTATTCAAACCACTATGCGGCCGATTCGACGGATCCCCGCGTTATCGCGTTTGTTTCCTCATATCAGAAAAAGTACGGTTCTACGCCGGTTTCTTTTGCTGCGCTCGGTTACGACTGCGTGTACCTGCTCAAGGATGCGATCGTCGCTTCCGGTTCTACGGAGCCGACGGTACTGAAAGACGCGCTGATGCAAATCAACAACGCGTACGTTACCGGTAATCTGACGTTCGACGCAAAACGCAATCCCATCAAATCTGCCGTCATGATGGAAATCGTCAAAAAGGACGGAAAATTGACACCCGTGTATAATGCGACGGTCAATCCGTAA
- a CDS encoding branched-chain amino acid ABC transporter permease, whose translation MDNGSLFLQQLINGLSLGSIYALIALGYTMVYGIVKLINFAHGDVLMLGAYAGYFVLRHFGTNPASMALAFLVAMVLCAVIAILIERFAYRPLRSAPRLNSLITAIAISLILQNGVRVLPFIGPNPRQFPTMATVNISLGVVSISNIQLIVIVLSAVLMLILNYIINYTKTGKAMRAVSYDLQAASLMGISVNRTIAFTFALGAVLAAAGGVLYASAYPQIDPTMGTMPGLKAFVAAVLGGIGSVPGAMLGGYILGIAETMTKGFLSSQFSDAISFSILIIILLVKPTGILGEKIRVKV comes from the coding sequence ATGGATAACGGAAGTCTTTTTCTCCAGCAACTGATTAACGGTCTTTCGCTGGGAAGTATTTACGCTCTGATTGCGCTCGGTTATACCATGGTGTATGGTATCGTGAAACTCATCAACTTTGCTCACGGCGACGTTTTGATGCTCGGCGCGTACGCCGGCTATTTCGTTCTGCGGCATTTCGGTACCAATCCGGCGAGCATGGCGCTTGCCTTTCTGGTTGCGATGGTTTTGTGTGCGGTTATCGCGATTCTGATTGAGCGGTTTGCGTACCGGCCGCTCCGTTCGGCGCCGCGGTTGAATTCACTGATTACGGCGATTGCCATTTCGCTCATTCTGCAGAACGGCGTACGCGTGCTGCCGTTTATCGGACCGAATCCCCGGCAGTTCCCGACGATGGCGACGGTCAATATCAGTTTGGGCGTCGTATCGATTTCCAATATCCAGCTGATCGTTATCGTGCTTTCGGCAGTGTTAATGCTGATTCTGAATTATATCATCAATTACACTAAGACGGGAAAAGCCATGCGCGCCGTTTCATATGATCTGCAGGCTGCCAGTTTGATGGGAATTTCCGTCAACAGGACGATTGCGTTTACGTTCGCGCTCGGCGCAGTGCTCGCCGCTGCCGGCGGCGTGCTGTACGCGAGTGCGTATCCGCAAATCGATCCGACGATGGGAACGATGCCCGGATTAAAGGCGTTCGTTGCCGCCGTTTTGGGCGGTATCGGTTCCGTTCCCGGCGCGATGCTGGGCGGCTACATTTTGGGAATTGCCGAAACGATGACCAAAGGTTTTCTGTCTTCCCAATTTTCGGACGCGATTTCATTTTCGATTCTGATTATCATTCTGTTGGTAAAGCCGACCGGAATCCTGGGTGAAAAGATCAGGGTGAAGGTGTGA
- a CDS encoding branched-chain amino acid ABC transporter permease: MKNKILRNMLIPGSFAVLAVVVPGFLISLGVIDAYTAQIITLAGVNAIMAISVNIICGITGQLSLGQAGFMAIGAYTTIILTQTVGIPMPVSMIIAALVTVVFGILIGFPTLKLQGDYLAIVTLGFGEIIRVMLVNFKSVTGGANGLRFTTILAARADFAYFAVIGVLVVIIVLLQNFVRSTYGRAILAVREDEIAANSNGIGVFRYKMIGFAVASAVAGIGGALYAPFIGFVKPDLASFNRSIDYLIFVVLGGMGSVTGSVIAAFVLTYLQEFLRFLQDYRLLIYPLILIFVMLFRPQGLLGTKEFSFVKAWDGLPGLWNRLKARRSAKVRNAGTPVDGSADADEKGDSDD, encoded by the coding sequence ATGAAAAATAAAATTCTCCGTAATATGCTGATTCCCGGCTCGTTCGCCGTTTTGGCCGTCGTCGTTCCCGGTTTTTTAATTTCACTCGGCGTCATAGACGCGTACACGGCGCAGATTATAACGCTTGCCGGTGTTAACGCGATCATGGCTATCAGTGTTAATATCATTTGCGGTATCACCGGGCAGCTTTCGCTGGGGCAGGCCGGATTTATGGCGATCGGCGCGTATACGACGATTATCCTGACGCAGACGGTCGGTATTCCCATGCCGGTAAGTATGATCATTGCGGCTTTGGTAACGGTCGTATTCGGCATTCTGATCGGTTTTCCGACGCTCAAACTGCAGGGCGACTATCTGGCGATCGTTACACTGGGATTCGGCGAAATTATCCGCGTTATGCTGGTTAACTTCAAGTCGGTAACCGGCGGGGCAAACGGACTTCGCTTTACGACGATTCTGGCAGCTCGTGCCGATTTTGCGTATTTCGCAGTAATCGGAGTGCTGGTCGTTATTATCGTTTTATTGCAGAATTTCGTACGTTCAACGTACGGGCGGGCCATTTTAGCCGTGCGCGAAGATGAAATCGCCGCGAATTCAAACGGAATCGGCGTATTCCGGTATAAAATGATCGGATTTGCCGTTGCCTCCGCGGTTGCCGGCATCGGCGGCGCGCTGTACGCACCGTTTATCGGTTTCGTAAAGCCAGATCTTGCCTCGTTCAACCGCAGCATCGATTATCTGATTTTCGTCGTGCTGGGGGGCATGGGGTCCGTAACGGGATCGGTTATTGCGGCGTTCGTTTTGACGTATTTGCAGGAGTTTCTGCGATTTTTGCAGGATTACCGGCTGCTCATTTATCCGCTGATTTTGATTTTCGTGATGCTGTTCCGCCCGCAGGGGCTGCTCGGCACAAAAGAGTTTTCTTTCGTAAAGGCCTGGGACGGGCTGCCCGGTCTATGGAACCGGCTGAAAGCCCGGCGTTCGGCAAAGGTCCGGAACGCCGGAACACCGGTGGACGGTTCCGCTGACGCTGACGAAAAGGGGGATTCCGATGACTGA
- a CDS encoding Hsp20/alpha crystallin family protein, protein MNSLAFFNPRFTSDLFDVIDRNLADFVPAAETGRAFMNPKVDVRETKDAYVLDMDLPGITEKDVEINLKDRVLSISSVKEEKKEEKKEGEWLIKERRSAAFSRRFTLPQDIDAEKVTAEFKNGVLTIDIPRKPETQAKTIAITAK, encoded by the coding sequence ATGAACTCATTAGCATTTTTCAACCCGCGCTTTACGTCGGATCTGTTCGATGTGATCGACAGAAATCTTGCCGATTTCGTTCCTGCTGCGGAAACGGGACGCGCGTTCATGAATCCCAAAGTAGACGTCCGCGAAACGAAGGATGCCTACGTATTGGACATGGATCTGCCGGGAATCACCGAAAAAGACGTTGAAATCAACCTGAAAGACAGAGTACTGTCGATTTCTTCCGTAAAAGAAGAAAAAAAGGAAGAAAAAAAAGAAGGCGAATGGCTCATTAAAGAACGCCGCAGCGCCGCTTTCTCACGAAGATTCACCCTGCCTCAGGATATCGACGCTGAAAAAGTAACGGCGGAATTCAAAAACGGCGTACTGACGATCGACATTCCGCGCAAACCTGAAACGCAGGCAAAAACGATCGCCATCACGGCAAAATAA
- a CDS encoding ABC transporter ATP-binding protein, with protein sequence MTDDKTLLLQATDVSIVFGGLRAVSDFSCELRSGELVGLIGPNGAGKTTVFNMLSGVYTPTSGEITFWDKKGRVHAASKKTPAQLNRIGIARTFQNIRLFGQLSVSDNVRIALHAQRKVTPLDVLFRTPRFRRDERLMSEKVELLLSLFKIEDKRDELASNLPYGDQRKLEIVRALAANPSLLLLDEPAAGMNPQETDELMKLIAFIRKEFNLTILLIEHDMYLVMGICERIMVLDYGRIIASGTPAQIRTDPAVIKAYLGGDDSAEGGL encoded by the coding sequence ATGACTGACGATAAAACGCTCCTTTTACAGGCAACCGACGTGTCCATCGTGTTCGGCGGATTGCGGGCTGTCAGTGATTTTTCATGCGAACTGCGCAGCGGCGAGCTTGTCGGCCTTATCGGACCGAACGGAGCCGGAAAAACGACCGTGTTCAACATGCTTTCTGGCGTGTATACGCCGACGTCGGGTGAAATCACGTTTTGGGACAAAAAAGGCCGCGTTCATGCGGCGTCCAAAAAAACGCCGGCGCAGCTGAATCGGATCGGCATTGCGCGGACGTTTCAGAACATCAGGTTGTTCGGGCAGTTGTCCGTATCCGATAACGTTCGCATCGCGTTGCACGCGCAGCGCAAGGTAACGCCGCTCGACGTGCTGTTCCGCACTCCGCGTTTCCGCCGGGACGAGCGGCTGATGAGTGAAAAGGTTGAACTGCTGCTGTCGTTGTTTAAAATAGAAGATAAACGTGATGAACTCGCGTCGAATTTACCGTACGGTGATCAGCGTAAACTGGAAATCGTGCGCGCGCTGGCAGCGAATCCGTCGCTGCTGCTTTTGGATGAGCCCGCCGCCGGTATGAATCCGCAGGAAACCGATGAATTGATGAAACTGATCGCGTTTATCCGCAAGGAATTTAACCTGACGATTCTGTTGATTGAACACGATATGTATTTGGTTATGGGAATTTGCGAACGGATTATGGTGCTGGATTACGGGCGCATCATTGCCAGCGGAACGCCCGCACAGATCAGAACGGATCCCGCGGTGATCAAAGCGTATTTGGGCGGCGACGATTCCGCCGAAGGAGGGCTGTAA